A window of Desulfonatronovibrio magnus contains these coding sequences:
- a CDS encoding dimethylsulfonioproprionate lyase family protein, whose amino-acid sequence MHCNQDNYTPLRLSHKADLLYLLRDVDEVYRRSSAGGSKMIRSHQHQVRKRLSRIIEADEHLLLKNPESKPVTIHLPRALEIGARGPLTQMAQTIGRVAPLFTWEYGYDKIPRKLSQCYAFTEIVSPSGPVPSSNIIIGLVLFAPGTVYPQHAHHEIEESYISVAGAWSENDAAVFAPGSLILNRSGHQHRITVGDREPCLLVYAWLGKDERLLKPNMKFSREPKKS is encoded by the coding sequence ATGCATTGTAATCAAGACAATTACACACCTCTTAGACTGAGCCACAAGGCTGACCTTCTGTATCTTCTGAGAGATGTGGATGAAGTGTATCGGCGCAGTTCCGCGGGCGGCAGCAAAATGATCCGTTCACACCAGCACCAGGTGCGCAAACGATTATCCAGAATTATTGAAGCAGATGAACATCTTCTTCTTAAAAATCCTGAAAGCAAACCCGTAACAATTCATCTGCCTCGCGCTTTAGAGATCGGAGCAAGGGGACCTCTAACCCAAATGGCGCAAACCATCGGACGTGTTGCACCATTGTTCACATGGGAATATGGATACGACAAAATTCCTCGCAAGCTGTCTCAATGCTACGCATTTACTGAAATTGTCAGCCCCTCTGGCCCGGTTCCGTCCAGCAACATCATAATTGGACTGGTTTTGTTTGCGCCAGGCACGGTCTATCCACAGCATGCCCATCATGAAATTGAAGAAAGTTATATCTCGGTGGCTGGAGCCTGGTCGGAAAACGATGCAGCTGTTTTTGCGCCAGGCTCACTTATCCTCAACCGCTCAGGCCATCAGCACCGAATCACTGTGGGTGATCGTGAACCCTGTCTTCTTGTCTATGCATGGCTGGGAAAAGATGAACGATTACTCAAGCCTAACATGAAATTTTCACGCGAGCCCAAAAAATCATAA